A genomic segment from Kyrpidia tusciae DSM 2912 encodes:
- a CDS encoding MFS transporter has translation MDRLWTKPFIQMTVGMLFLFTGFYLLLPTFPLFIKQLGGSESQVGLAVGVFTLSAVMFRPVVGGLLDRYGRRPFLVWGLVFFALSVFLYDWVGGIAMLIALRIVHGMSWAVSTTAAGTAITDMIPVARRGEGMGWYGMAMTVAMAIGPWLGTWVMQHHSFHGLFLFSTGLSVMALFLAVATTMPFQPKATAGRIAFFERSVLPVMAAIFFLTVSYGGITTFLPLFAESIKVNSGAFFLVYAVALTLVRPVAGKLSDRLGEIFVIVPALLVTISALLVLSFSDGLMGVMASAVLYGIGFGSAQPALQSAILRLARPDRKGVANASFFTAFDLGIGLGSIILGWVSQYTGYPVLFTVSAASVGVSMLIFAVLARRLSRDRVPAG, from the coding sequence GTGGATCGCCTGTGGACGAAACCCTTTATACAAATGACCGTGGGGATGCTTTTTCTGTTTACGGGATTTTATTTACTGCTTCCGACATTCCCGCTTTTTATCAAACAGTTGGGGGGCAGCGAGTCGCAGGTGGGACTGGCGGTGGGCGTGTTCACGCTGTCCGCCGTGATGTTTCGTCCGGTCGTCGGAGGACTGCTGGATCGCTACGGCAGGCGGCCATTTTTGGTCTGGGGGCTGGTTTTCTTCGCCTTGTCGGTATTCTTATATGACTGGGTGGGCGGCATCGCGATGTTGATCGCATTGAGGATTGTGCACGGGATGAGCTGGGCTGTCTCCACCACCGCCGCAGGCACGGCCATTACAGATATGATTCCGGTCGCTCGCCGCGGTGAGGGCATGGGGTGGTACGGTATGGCCATGACCGTGGCCATGGCGATCGGCCCATGGCTTGGAACTTGGGTCATGCAGCACCATTCGTTTCACGGCCTGTTCCTGTTTTCCACCGGCCTTTCGGTTATGGCGTTGTTTCTGGCCGTTGCCACAACCATGCCCTTTCAACCCAAAGCCACAGCGGGGAGAATCGCATTCTTTGAACGATCGGTTCTCCCCGTCATGGCGGCGATCTTTTTTCTGACCGTCTCTTATGGGGGAATTACCACATTTTTGCCGCTTTTTGCCGAATCGATCAAAGTCAATTCCGGCGCGTTCTTTCTGGTATACGCCGTCGCTCTTACCCTGGTCCGGCCCGTTGCGGGGAAACTTTCGGACCGGCTCGGCGAGATCTTTGTGATTGTGCCGGCCCTGCTGGTCACGATTTCGGCTTTGCTGGTATTGAGCTTCTCGGACGGGTTGATGGGCGTAATGGCTTCAGCCGTTCTGTATGGCATCGGATTCGGTTCAGCGCAGCCGGCCCTTCAATCGGCAATCTTGCGCCTGGCCCGCCCGGACCGGAAAGGGGTGGCCAATGCTTCGTTTTTTACCGCATTTGATTTGGGAATCGGGCTCGGGTCGATCATACTCGGTTGGGTTTCCCAATACACGGGATATCCGGTCTTGTTCACTGTCAGCGCCGCTTCGGTAGGGGTTTCCATGTTGATCTTTGCCGTCTTGGCGAGACGATTGTCAAGAGATCGAGTGCCCGCCGGATAA
- a CDS encoding MerR family transcriptional regulator has translation MFKISEFSKIIRVSVKTLRYYDRLGLLRPARTDDVTGYRYYTADQLFRLHRILAYNSSLTVPLI, from the coding sequence ATGTTCAAAATCAGCGAGTTTTCCAAAATCATCCGGGTATCCGTCAAGACGTTGCGTTATTATGACCGCTTGGGACTGCTCAGGCCTGCCCGCACGGACGATGTCACGGGTTACCGCTATTATACAGCAGATCAATTGTTCCGCCTTCACCGCATCCTCGCCTATAACTCAAGTTTGACAGTACCCTTGATTTGA
- a CDS encoding DinB family protein has protein sequence MFATIRDFAEEWSHESAATQRVLEALTDESLARQVAPGHRTLGEIAWHLVTSVHEILSHAGLQFESLGDDRRVPDSAGTIAEAYQKTSLAALEAAQTQWSDETLRETRNMYGEPWTVAFTLRILIQHQTHHRGQMTVLMRQAGLRVPGVYGPSKEER, from the coding sequence ATGTTTGCGACCATTCGAGATTTTGCGGAGGAGTGGAGCCACGAGTCGGCCGCCACCCAGCGGGTGCTTGAGGCGTTGACCGACGAGTCCCTGGCCAGGCAGGTGGCCCCGGGACACCGCACACTGGGCGAGATCGCCTGGCACCTGGTCACCTCGGTCCACGAGATATTGTCCCACGCCGGGCTGCAGTTCGAATCGCTTGGAGACGACCGTCGGGTTCCCGATTCGGCCGGGACGATCGCCGAAGCGTACCAAAAAACTTCACTGGCGGCGCTGGAAGCGGCGCAAACCCAGTGGAGCGACGAGACGCTGCGGGAAACGAGGAACATGTACGGTGAGCCGTGGACTGTCGCCTTTACACTGCGCATCCTGATTCAGCACCAAACCCATCATCGGGGACAAATGACCGTGTTGATGCGCCAGGCCGGACTGCGCGTTCCCGGCGTGTACGGCCCTTCAAAAGAGGAACGGTAG
- a CDS encoding HepT-like ribonuclease domain-containing protein: MRNLEVIGEASKNVSDEIRGKYPEIPWKKMIGLKNILIHEYFGIDESIVWEKAIQEIGDIT, translated from the coding sequence ATTCGTAATCTGGAAGTGATTGGTGAAGCGTCAAAAAATGTTTCCGATGAAATACGCGGCAAATATCCGGAGATTCCATGGAAGAAGATGATTGGACTAAAGAATATTCTTATTCATGAGTATTTCGGGATCGATGAAAGCATTGTTTGGGAGAAGGCCATTCAGGAAATCGGAGACATCACTTAA
- a CDS encoding sigma-70 family RNA polymerase sigma factor produces the protein MADEIPADFQELFRLHYPRVVRTLRSLIAAPDAVEDLAQEVFVRLYRHPPDDPSKVAPWLHRTCTRMAYDYLRAVHRHRRTLEQMEHAEGTEEATPSSEHVVLQDWERTRVQGVLRQMSERDRKALWLRHSGYSYREIADYLQVPKEQVGTLLIRAAARFKKLYQEGGPARGEESSVRPIRSSGID, from the coding sequence TTGGCTGACGAAATCCCCGCCGATTTTCAGGAGCTATTCCGGCTTCATTATCCCCGGGTGGTGCGCACCCTCCGCTCCCTGATCGCAGCCCCGGATGCGGTGGAGGATTTGGCCCAGGAGGTGTTCGTTCGCCTGTACCGGCATCCTCCGGATGATCCGTCCAAAGTGGCCCCGTGGCTGCACCGGACCTGCACCCGGATGGCCTACGATTATCTTCGGGCCGTGCACCGGCACAGACGAACTTTGGAGCAGATGGAGCACGCCGAGGGAACGGAGGAGGCAACTCCCTCCAGCGAGCATGTGGTTCTTCAAGATTGGGAGCGAACCCGGGTGCAGGGGGTGTTGCGCCAGATGTCGGAGCGGGATCGCAAGGCCCTCTGGCTGCGCCATTCGGGTTACAGCTATCGGGAGATCGCGGATTATTTGCAGGTTCCGAAGGAGCAGGTGGGTACGCTGTTGATCCGTGCGGCCGCCCGTTTCAAAAAATTATACCAAGAAGGAGGTCCCGCCCGTGGAGAAGAATCGTCCGTGCGACCCATCCGCAGTTCAGGCATTGATTGA
- a CDS encoding ABC transporter ATP-binding protein, which yields MSVAIQTQRLTKVYGSGAGCRGITLSVKSGQIFGFLGPNGAGKSTFVKMLVGLIRPDAGRAEILGLPLGHREIRRQIGYLPELFRYQDWLTAEEVLRFHAQLGGLKGERREKRISQVLTDVGLEGRAGERVRHFSKGMQQRLGWACALLLDPPLLFLDEPSSALDPMGRHDMRQLLLRLRQEGKTIFLNTHLLEDVESVCDEVAFLMNGRVRAQGAVEALLHPELRWEFEVGGWEPGILQGLVEPVGISIQVVEADERGFARLQAVLTDREQAGWINALLVEQGIAVYASGPVQTHLEEWFLALADGEGGEIRGSRDALDLARDPA from the coding sequence ATGAGCGTGGCCATCCAAACCCAGCGGCTGACAAAGGTGTACGGGTCGGGCGCCGGGTGCCGGGGGATCACCCTGTCGGTCAAGTCCGGCCAGATCTTCGGGTTTCTCGGCCCGAACGGAGCGGGGAAGAGCACCTTTGTCAAGATGCTTGTGGGTCTCATCCGGCCGGATGCGGGGCGGGCGGAGATTCTCGGCCTGCCCCTCGGCCACCGGGAGATCCGGCGCCAGATCGGTTATTTGCCGGAGTTATTCCGGTACCAGGATTGGCTGACGGCGGAGGAGGTCCTTCGCTTTCACGCCCAACTCGGGGGCCTTAAGGGCGAGCGGCGGGAGAAGCGGATCAGCCAGGTGCTCACGGACGTGGGGCTGGAAGGGAGGGCCGGGGAGCGGGTCCGCCATTTTTCGAAGGGGATGCAGCAGCGCTTGGGATGGGCCTGCGCCCTTCTGCTCGATCCGCCCCTTCTGTTTCTCGACGAGCCGTCGTCCGCCCTGGATCCCATGGGGCGTCACGACATGCGCCAGTTGTTGCTGCGACTGCGCCAGGAGGGCAAGACCATTTTTCTGAACACCCATTTATTAGAAGATGTCGAGTCGGTGTGCGACGAGGTGGCCTTCCTCATGAACGGGCGGGTTCGGGCCCAGGGGGCGGTGGAGGCGCTGTTGCACCCTGAGCTCAGGTGGGAGTTTGAAGTGGGAGGGTGGGAACCGGGCATTCTTCAGGGGCTCGTGGAGCCTGTCGGGATTTCCATCCAGGTGGTGGAGGCGGATGAGCGTGGCTTTGCCCGCCTTCAGGCCGTTTTGACGGATCGGGAGCAGGCGGGGTGGATCAACGCCTTGCTGGTGGAGCAGGGGATCGCGGTGTACGCGTCGGGCCCCGTGCAGACCCATCTGGAGGAGTGGTTTCTCGCCTTGGCGGATGGAGAGGGGGGAGAGATCCGTGGTTCCCGTGATGCTCTTGACCTGGCGAGAGATCCTGCGTAG
- a CDS encoding ABC transporter permease: MVPVMLLTWREILRRRVFLVTVLLTGVFLGLYGWGLSYMARVSARSPSVSNLLDQYLQGAGLLVAGVFFANFMVAFLVIFSSAGTISGEIESGILYSILPRPVERWEVYLGKWAGLAIWGLLYAGVLFWALVSMVHLFLDFPLDIASLLRAFFALELMPLALSAVTLLGSAYLPTLGNGVAVTLLYGLGMLGGLMEQFMSLGSSSQVGEKMGLVTSLLMPSDALYRRMVYEVTAGSGIPVGDSTARMLGPFASLNAPSDAFLVYVGVYIVAVLLWGCFRFARRDI, from the coding sequence GTGGTTCCCGTGATGCTCTTGACCTGGCGAGAGATCCTGCGTAGACGCGTGTTTTTGGTGACGGTGTTGCTCACCGGGGTGTTCCTGGGTCTGTACGGGTGGGGCCTTTCCTATATGGCCCGGGTCAGCGCACGGTCGCCGTCGGTGAGCAATTTGCTGGATCAGTATCTGCAGGGTGCGGGGTTGCTGGTGGCCGGGGTGTTTTTTGCCAACTTCATGGTGGCTTTTTTGGTCATTTTTTCGTCGGCCGGGACGATTTCCGGTGAGATCGAGAGCGGCATCCTTTATTCGATCCTCCCCCGGCCGGTGGAGAGGTGGGAGGTGTATCTGGGAAAATGGGCCGGGCTGGCGATCTGGGGGTTGTTGTACGCCGGGGTCTTGTTCTGGGCTTTGGTGTCGATGGTGCACCTTTTCCTGGATTTTCCCCTGGATATCGCCTCCCTGCTCCGGGCCTTTTTTGCCTTGGAGCTGATGCCCTTGGCGCTCAGCGCCGTGACGCTGCTGGGGTCGGCGTATTTGCCGACTCTGGGCAATGGCGTGGCGGTCACTCTTTTGTACGGGCTGGGGATGTTGGGAGGGCTGATGGAGCAATTCATGAGTCTCGGGTCCTCCAGTCAGGTGGGGGAGAAAATGGGGCTGGTGACCAGTCTTCTCATGCCTTCGGATGCCCTGTATCGCCGGATGGTGTACGAGGTGACGGCGGGAAGCGGAATTCCTGTCGGTGACAGTACCGCCCGGATGCTGGGGCCCTTTGCCAGCCTCAACGCGCCGAGCGATGCCTTTCTGGTGTACGTGGGCGTTTATATTGTCGCGGTGCTCCTCTGGGGATGCTTTCGGTTTGCTCGGCGGGATATTTAA
- a CDS encoding enoyl-CoA hydratase — protein MEYITYRESGKKAYVTLNNDRQRNALSRAVLEEFNQVLGEIRPRRDLNVVIIQAEGKVFSSGHNLREIGGQPSDEVLELFNVCQTFMLGLQRLPQVTLAKVHGVATAAGCQLVAACDLAVASRDAKFATPGVNIGLFCSTPAVFVSRNVGRKKAAEMLFTGDFISAEEALLHGLVNRVVPPEELDAAVEELADRVARHSLSTLEIGKRMFYRQLSMDDASALEYASGVITLNSAHPDAVEGIRAFFEKRPPSWRAEEGVKQS, from the coding sequence ATGGAATATATCACCTATCGGGAATCGGGCAAGAAAGCCTATGTGACCTTGAACAACGACCGTCAGCGCAATGCGTTGTCCCGGGCGGTCCTGGAAGAGTTCAACCAGGTGCTCGGGGAGATCCGGCCGCGGCGGGATCTGAATGTGGTGATCATTCAGGCCGAAGGCAAAGTGTTCAGTTCCGGACACAATCTGCGGGAGATCGGCGGTCAGCCCTCGGATGAGGTGCTGGAGTTGTTCAACGTCTGCCAGACCTTTATGCTGGGTCTGCAGCGCCTGCCCCAGGTGACCTTGGCGAAGGTGCACGGGGTGGCCACGGCGGCGGGGTGCCAGTTGGTGGCGGCCTGCGATCTGGCGGTGGCCAGCAGGGACGCCAAGTTCGCAACCCCGGGGGTCAACATTGGCCTGTTTTGCAGCACGCCGGCGGTATTTGTGAGCCGGAACGTGGGACGCAAAAAAGCGGCGGAGATGTTGTTCACCGGGGATTTTATCTCGGCCGAAGAGGCGCTGCTTCACGGGCTGGTCAATCGGGTGGTTCCGCCCGAGGAATTGGATGCGGCGGTGGAGGAGTTGGCTGACCGGGTCGCCCGGCACAGCTTGTCCACCCTGGAGATTGGCAAGCGAATGTTTTATAGGCAGCTTTCCATGGACGATGCGTCGGCCCTGGAGTATGCCAGCGGGGTCATCACACTCAACAGCGCCCATCCCGACGCCGTAGAAGGCATTCGCGCCTTTTTCGAGAAACGCCCGCCGAGTTGGCGTGCGGAAGAGGGCGTGAAACAATCTTAA
- the cynS gene encoding cyanase translates to MERAEVTQQVIEAKRRLGLKWKDIAGAIGRSEAWTATALLGQAPLSPEEAQKVGSLLELPEDVVQALTVIPYRGTTVPMPPTDPVLYRFYEILLVYGPALKELIHEKFGDGIMSAIDFEMSVRRVEDPKGDRVHVVMNGKFLPYRKW, encoded by the coding sequence ATGGAAAGAGCCGAGGTCACCCAGCAGGTGATCGAAGCAAAGCGCCGGTTAGGCCTAAAATGGAAGGACATTGCCGGCGCGATCGGCCGGTCCGAGGCGTGGACAGCCACCGCCTTGCTCGGTCAGGCACCGCTTTCCCCGGAAGAAGCACAAAAGGTGGGCAGTTTGCTGGAGCTCCCGGAAGACGTGGTGCAGGCGTTGACGGTCATCCCGTACCGCGGAACGACGGTCCCCATGCCCCCCACGGATCCCGTCCTGTATCGATTTTACGAGATCCTGTTGGTCTACGGGCCGGCGCTCAAAGAGCTGATCCACGAAAAATTCGGCGACGGCATCATGTCCGCCATCGATTTTGAAATGAGCGTGCGCCGGGTTGAAGATCCCAAAGGGGATCGGGTGCACGTTGTGATGAACGGCAAATTCCTTCCCTATCGAAAATGGTAA
- a CDS encoding phosphatase PAP2 family protein produces the protein MSTFDVALFYVLNSQAGHHTWLDGLMSSVAQDSVEIYAIAFIALWLLLPKREEGPRHALVVAVFAGILALLVNLIISHIWFRPRPFTVLAAGTFTEVIPHTPDASFPSDHASGSFALASATWGKINRRVAAGLTGLAVLTMIARVYTGVHWPTDVLAGMVIGVFAGRVIWKIGAPILSLTRIGLRIFHFGRYARG, from the coding sequence ATGAGTACCTTTGATGTTGCGTTATTTTACGTCTTGAACAGCCAGGCAGGACATCACACCTGGCTGGACGGTTTGATGAGTTCCGTCGCCCAGGACTCCGTCGAGATCTATGCCATCGCCTTTATCGCCCTGTGGCTGCTCTTGCCCAAACGGGAGGAAGGGCCCCGGCACGCCTTGGTGGTGGCAGTTTTCGCCGGCATCCTGGCCTTGCTGGTGAACCTTATCATCTCCCATATATGGTTTCGCCCGCGTCCGTTCACGGTCCTGGCGGCGGGCACCTTCACCGAGGTCATCCCCCACACACCTGACGCCTCGTTCCCCAGTGACCACGCATCGGGCAGCTTTGCTCTGGCCTCTGCAACTTGGGGGAAAATCAACCGCCGGGTGGCTGCGGGATTGACAGGCCTGGCGGTCCTGACGATGATCGCCCGGGTGTACACCGGGGTGCACTGGCCGACGGACGTGTTGGCCGGAATGGTGATCGGCGTGTTCGCCGGCCGCGTCATTTGGAAAATCGGTGCACCCATTCTTTCTTTGACCCGCATTGGACTGCGGATCTTCCATTTTGGCCGCTATGCCCGGGGCTAA
- a CDS encoding anti-sigma factor family protein encodes MECREVQERLSAHLDGELPEEEETAVTTHLAHCRACRSRLGELRSVSAGIRGALAAWSAPPEFEHAVNRRIAALRRAKQRFHTGIVALVATGLLALMAAFAPVIAHPIDRIFVGLIGHLLRSARILLGLWWSSTVIGEPAAAAMGIGIALVSWVAAWEIIRRTWRSSSTPG; translated from the coding sequence GTGGAATGCCGGGAAGTCCAGGAGCGCCTCTCCGCCCATCTCGACGGAGAGCTCCCAGAGGAAGAGGAGACGGCCGTAACGACACATCTGGCCCATTGCCGGGCTTGCAGGAGCCGCCTGGGAGAGTTGCGGTCGGTGTCCGCAGGCATTCGCGGAGCCCTCGCGGCATGGAGCGCCCCGCCAGAATTTGAACATGCGGTAAACCGGCGCATCGCGGCTCTCCGCCGGGCTAAACAACGGTTTCACACCGGAATCGTCGCCCTGGTCGCCACCGGGCTTCTCGCCCTCATGGCCGCCTTCGCCCCGGTGATCGCCCACCCCATCGACCGCATCTTCGTTGGGCTGATCGGTCACCTTCTCCGGAGCGCGAGGATTTTGCTCGGACTGTGGTGGAGTTCCACGGTCATCGGGGAACCGGCCGCGGCCGCAATGGGGATCGGGATAGCCCTGGTGTCCTGGGTCGCGGCCTGGGAGATCATCCGTAGAACCTGGCGATCCTCCTCCACACCAGGGTAA
- a CDS encoding RNA polymerase sigma factor has product MDDDVQLVRLAKAGNRKAFSALVRRYQNMAFRTALAIVRNPEEAADVAQESFVRAFVSLRSLKDDGAFPGWLARIATRQALNAVKNRVREREQIRSAAEQGEGGATGNAFAQDPEGRTVLLDALAQLSPEHRAVLVLHEVHGFQYQEIADIVGIPVGTVRSRLHHARLQLRRLFINDSPEEEWSWNAGKSRSASPPISTESSQRKRRRP; this is encoded by the coding sequence TTGGACGACGACGTGCAGCTCGTTCGACTGGCCAAAGCCGGGAACCGGAAGGCATTCTCCGCGCTCGTGCGCCGATACCAGAATATGGCTTTCCGCACCGCCCTGGCCATCGTGCGGAACCCCGAGGAAGCGGCGGATGTCGCCCAGGAATCCTTCGTCCGGGCTTTTGTCTCTCTTCGCTCCCTCAAAGATGATGGCGCCTTCCCGGGGTGGCTGGCCAGAATCGCCACCCGGCAAGCCCTGAATGCGGTGAAAAATCGCGTCAGAGAAAGGGAGCAAATCCGTTCCGCCGCCGAGCAGGGGGAAGGGGGAGCCACTGGCAACGCCTTCGCCCAGGACCCGGAGGGACGGACGGTTCTGCTCGACGCCCTGGCTCAACTGAGCCCGGAACACCGGGCAGTCCTGGTGCTGCACGAGGTTCATGGATTTCAATATCAAGAGATTGCGGACATCGTGGGCATTCCCGTGGGAACGGTTCGTTCAAGGCTCCATCACGCCCGTCTGCAGCTTCGTCGCTTGTTCATCAACGACTCACCCGAGGAGGAATGGTCGTGGAATGCCGGGAAGTCCAGGAGCGCCTCTCCGCCCATCTCGACGGAGAGCTCCCAGAGGAAGAGGAGACGGCCGTAA
- a CDS encoding multidrug effflux MFS transporter — protein MEPSIVKEEILRPRRGILALVLGGLTGLGPFTVDMYLPSLPVLAEDFRVAASTAQLSLMACLLGLALGQLVAGPVSDSRGRRGPVLVGLMIYALASVMAAWVGRIDGFIALRFVQGMAGSAGIVIARAIARDYFEGPELTRFFALLMVVNGAAPVLAPVIGGQLLRVTSWRGVFLVLGGLGVLLWLAVWGLLSETHPPHRRVRGGVRTTIGTLGMLLKNPEFLGYVLAQGFAFAAMFSYISGSSFVLQQEYGVSAQGFSAVFAVNGIGIVLSGQIAARAAGRWGERRVLGVSLVVAVLGSLLLLGGVMARAGLALVLPALFVAIAVVGAISTTCSSLALQNHGRVAGSAAAWLGVSGQLIGGLVTPLVGLGPGRIAITMAGLIMTCHLLAAVAYRFLAGRWAVTDETGQEGA, from the coding sequence TTGGAGCCATCAATCGTCAAAGAAGAGATCCTTCGCCCGCGTCGGGGAATTCTCGCCCTGGTCTTGGGCGGTTTAACGGGGCTGGGCCCCTTTACTGTTGACATGTATCTGCCTTCGCTGCCGGTGTTGGCGGAGGATTTTCGTGTGGCGGCGTCGACGGCCCAGTTGAGCCTCATGGCGTGTCTGTTGGGACTGGCCCTGGGGCAACTGGTGGCGGGGCCTGTCAGCGATTCCCGGGGCCGTCGCGGCCCGGTCCTCGTCGGGCTGATGATCTACGCGCTGGCGTCGGTGATGGCAGCTTGGGTGGGGCGGATCGATGGGTTTATTGCTCTGCGGTTTGTGCAGGGGATGGCAGGCTCGGCGGGCATCGTGATCGCCCGGGCCATTGCCCGAGACTACTTCGAAGGGCCGGAATTGACGCGATTTTTCGCTCTGCTGATGGTGGTGAACGGCGCGGCTCCGGTGTTGGCGCCGGTGATCGGCGGTCAGCTCCTCCGGGTGACCTCCTGGCGCGGGGTGTTCCTGGTTCTCGGTGGGCTGGGCGTCCTTTTGTGGTTGGCGGTGTGGGGGTTGCTTTCGGAAACCCACCCGCCCCACCGGCGGGTGCGGGGCGGTGTCAGGACGACGATCGGGACACTGGGCATGTTGCTCAAAAATCCGGAGTTCCTGGGCTATGTGTTGGCCCAGGGGTTTGCTTTTGCGGCCATGTTCAGTTATATCTCCGGTTCGTCCTTTGTTCTCCAACAGGAATACGGTGTGTCGGCCCAGGGGTTCAGCGCGGTTTTCGCCGTCAATGGGATTGGGATTGTCCTGTCCGGACAGATCGCCGCCCGGGCGGCGGGAAGATGGGGGGAGCGCCGGGTTCTGGGCGTTTCCCTGGTCGTGGCGGTGCTGGGCAGCCTCTTGCTTCTCGGCGGGGTGATGGCCCGGGCGGGGTTAGCGTTGGTACTTCCCGCGCTGTTCGTGGCGATCGCAGTGGTGGGGGCGATCAGCACCACGTGCAGTTCCCTGGCTCTGCAGAACCACGGGCGGGTCGCCGGCAGTGCGGCGGCTTGGCTTGGGGTGAGCGGCCAGTTGATCGGCGGTTTAGTCACCCCCCTGGTCGGGCTCGGGCCCGGCCGCATTGCTATCACCATGGCGGGTTTGATCATGACGTGTCACCTGCTTGCCGCCGTGGCGTACAGATTTCTGGCCGGTCGGTGGGCGGTGACGGATGAAACGGGGCAAGAGGGCGCTTAA
- a CDS encoding type II toxin-antitoxin system HicB family antitoxin: MRYPAHYIYPVVVEKADDDGIGMYFPDFPGTAILAADITDGIKRAKEMLIDILLDLEEQGKDVPKPSDPTGIDLLDPSDRIVFIEVFMPPYRDEDANKTVTKNCTLPKWLRDAGEAAGLNFSQLLQYAIKQQLGLTDKH; this comes from the coding sequence GTGCGTTATCCTGCTCATTATATCTACCCGGTGGTTGTCGAAAAGGCCGATGACGACGGGATTGGCATGTACTTCCCCGATTTCCCCGGCACAGCCATCCTTGCCGCCGACATCACCGACGGAATCAAACGGGCGAAAGAAATGCTCATTGACATTCTCCTGGATTTGGAAGAGCAAGGGAAGGACGTTCCGAAGCCCTCCGACCCGACCGGGATTGACCTGCTGGACCCGAGTGACCGCATCGTCTTCATCGAAGTCTTCATGCCTCCGTACCGGGATGAGGACGCCAACAAGACGGTGACGAAAAACTGCACATTGCCGAAGTGGCTCCGGGACGCCGGAGAGGCGGCCGGGTTAAACTTCTCTCAACTCTTGCAATACGCGATTAAGCAGCAATTGGGACTGACTGACAAACATTAA
- a CDS encoding type II toxin-antitoxin system HicA family toxin, whose product MGKQEGFIPDPNHKGHGSHRRYVRKDDPTRFADISYHSSGQVIPKGTLRNIERTARMKF is encoded by the coding sequence TTGGGCAAGCAAGAAGGCTTTATCCCCGACCCAAACCATAAGGGCCACGGAAGCCACCGGCGGTATGTCCGCAAGGACGATCCGACGAGGTTCGCGGACATCAGCTACCACAGCAGCGGTCAAGTGATTCCAAAGGGTACGCTGCGCAACATTGAACGGACCGCACGGATGAAATTCTAA